The following are encoded in a window of Callithrix jacchus isolate 240 chromosome 9, calJac240_pri, whole genome shotgun sequence genomic DNA:
- the HOXC12 gene encoding homeobox protein Hox-C12: MGEHNLLNPGFVGPLVNIHTGDTFYFPNFRASGAQLPGLPSLSYPRRDNVCSLPWPSAEPCNGYPQPYLGSPVSLNPPFGRTCELARVEDSKGYYREPCAEGGGGGLKREERGRDPGAGPGAALLPLEPSGPPALGFKYDYTAGGGGGDGGAGPPHDPPSCQSLESDSSSSLLNEGNKGAGAGDPGSLVSPLNPGGGLSASGAPWYPIHSRSRKKRKPYSKLQLAELEGEFLVNEFITRQRRRELSDRLNLSDQQVKIWFQNRRMKKKRLLLREQALSFF, translated from the exons ATGGGCGAGCATAATCTCCTGAATCCCGGGTTTGTGGGGCCGCTGGTAAACATCCACACGGGAGACACCTTCTACTTTCCCAACTTCCGCGCGTCCGGGGCTCAGCTTCCCGGGCTGCCTTCGCTGTCCTACCCACGCCGCGACAATGTGTGCTCCCTGCCCTGGCCGTCGGCGGAGCCGTGCAATGGCTACCCGCAGCCCTACCTCGGCAGCCCAGTGTCTCTCAACCCTCCCTTCGGCCGCACGTGCGAGCTGGCGCGCGTGGAGGACAGCAAGGGTTACTACCGGGAGCCGTGCGCCGAGGGTGGCGGCGGGGGCCTAAAGCGTGAGGAGCGCGGGCGCGACCCGGGAGCCGGGCCCGGGGCAGCGCTGCTCCCGCTGGAGCCGTCGGGGCCGCCTGCGCTCGGCTTCAAGTACGACTACACGGCGGGCGGCGGCGGTGGGGACGGCGGCGCGGGACCTCCGCACGACCCACCCTCCTGCCAGTCGCTGGAATCCGACTCCAGTTCGTCCCTTCTCAACGAGGGCAACAAGGGCGCCGGCGCCGGCGACCCTGGCAGCCTGGTATCGCCGTTGAACCCCGGCGGCGGGCTCTCGGCCAGCG GCGCGCCCTGGTACCCGATCCACAGCCGCTCTCGGAAGAAGCGCAAGCCCTATTCGAAGTTGCAACTGGCAGAGCTGGAGGGCGAGTTTCTGGTCAACGAGTTCATCACACGCCAGCGCCGGAGGGAACTCTCAGACCGCTTGAATCTTAGTGACCAGCAGGTCAAGATCTGGTTTCAAAACcggagaatgaaaaagaaaagacttctGTTGAGGGAGCAAGCTCTCTCCTTCTTTTAA